Part of the Halococcus saccharolyticus DSM 5350 genome is shown below.
GCGCGCATGTCTGCGGCGAGAACGACGCCGCCCTCGGCCGTCAGGCCGACGGTCGTCGTTCCCGTTTTGAGCTCTTCCCCGTTGCCCGTTCCCTTGGACGGAACGCCAAACTCGGAGGCAGTGGCGTTCGCCTCGATATCGGTCCCCCGTACTGGGTGACTGTCGTCATTCATCGTCGTCCTCGAAATCGATTTCGTCGAGATGCGCTTCGATCTCGTCGTCGTCGAGCGTTCGGTACTGCTCGGTTTCGACGTCGATCGTCGCAATCGTCACCTCGCTCGGCTCGAACGCGTCCCGCACCGACGCGAGCGCCCGGAGCGCCGTGTCGATGCCCCCGTCGAGGTCCGCATCCGCACGGTAGTTCGTTTCGAGGCTGTCGTGGATCGCCTCGCGGTCGGCACCGACGGCGCTCGCCGCCCACTCGGTCGCGGTGCCGGACGGGTCGGTCTCGAAGAGCCGTGGTTCGCCGTCCTCGACGCCCGCGATGAGCAACGAGACGCCGAACGGCCGCGCGCCCCCAGTTTGGGTGTACTCCTGGATGTGATCGGTGACGGCTCCCGCGAGCGTTTCGACGCCGATCGGTTCGCCGTAGCGTAGCCGGTCGACCTGTGCTTGCTGGCGGGCGAAGTCGGTCAACTGTCTCGCGTCGGCGACGTGGCCCGCCGAGCCGACGGCAATGTGATCGTCGACCTTGTGCAGTTTCTCGATGCTCGATTGCTCCATCAGCGGCGACCGAACCCGTTGCTCGGCGACGAGAACGACGCCGTCTTCGGTTCGAACCCCGAGGCTCGGACTGCCCCGCTCGACTGCCTCGCGGGCGTACTCGACCTGATACAGCCGGCCGTCCGGCGAGAAGATCGTGGTTCCGCGGTCGTAGGCTTGCTGCTGGTTTTGTCCTTGCATGACGTGATAGCGCTCCGCTCGAATTCACCAGAGGTTAGTGATTTCTATATATAAATGAACCGGTCGAGGCGGATCTGTCGATACGGTCGTCTGTGACCACAGAAGTGGCCGTTCAACGGTTCTTGCGCCGTCGATTGGATGGTTCGGGTGGAGACTCGAAACCAGCTACATAGCGACTCGGCTTCAGGCAAATACCGAGCGTGGTTCAGCGAGTATCCGACCGGCCGTCGTAGCGGTCGGGGTGGAGTACACGACACTCGGCGATACGGGGATGACCGTGAGCAAGATCTGCCTCGGCTGTATGAGCTTCGGCGGCTCCGGCGGCGGCGAGATGTTCGACTGGACCGTCGACGAGGAGCAAGCCACCGAGGTCATCGATCGTGCGATCGAACTCGGGATCAACTTCTTCGACATCATCAGAACGCGAAGCGTTCTGATTAGCTGTCAGACGTAGTCTGACAACACCGCGAACGTCTACTCCGACGGGGAATCCGAGCGCATCCTCGGCAACGCCCTCGGAGAGTACGACCGTGACGAACAAGTGGTCGCCACGAAGGTCTGGGGCCAGATGCGCGACGACGACCCGAACTCGGGTGGTCTCTCGCGGAAGACGATCGATCAAGAGCTAGAGAACAGCCTTGATAGATTGGGAATGGACACAGTAGACCTCTATCAGATTCATCGCTGGGATCCCGAGACGCCGATCGAGAGGACTCTCGAAGCGCTCGACGACGCCGTTCGGCGGGGAAAGACTCGATATTTGGGCGCGAGTTCGATGTGGGCCCACCAGTTCGCCGAGGCGCTGCACACGAGCGATCGGTTGGGACTCGATCGGTTCGTGACG
Proteins encoded:
- the psmA gene encoding archaeal proteasome endopeptidase complex subunit alpha gives rise to the protein MQGQNQQQAYDRGTTIFSPDGRLYQVEYAREAVERGSPSLGVRTEDGVVLVAEQRVRSPLMEQSSIEKLHKVDDHIAVGSAGHVADARQLTDFARQQAQVDRLRYGEPIGVETLAGAVTDHIQEYTQTGGARPFGVSLLIAGVEDGEPRLFETDPSGTATEWAASAVGADREAIHDSLETNYRADADLDGGIDTALRALASVRDAFEPSEVTIATIDVETEQYRTLDDDEIEAHLDEIDFEDDDE